From Drosophila subpulchrella strain 33 F10 #4 breed RU33 unplaced genomic scaffold, RU_Dsub_v1.1 Primary Assembly Seq354, whole genome shotgun sequence, the proteins below share one genomic window:
- the LOC119560856 gene encoding dnaJ homolog subfamily C member 30, mitochondrial gives MFQHGPMLWRPLLVLRQLHLSQRQQISHYDALGIGRSCTQNEIKAAYYKLSMLYHPDRNQGSESAAKKFREINQAYEILGNYRLRRLYDKGIVHTAGAQYSQDVQDVAEPVVEDDPETKFYKSRFQKSRVADSEGRTPIYDFDEWSRNHYGKSFDRRQAAQAKYDRIRVQKETNKMSGQTDMVLLSFLFFGVAVYLMFLAESSYDTPKQRAEERHRREREEREQQVAVKKS, from the coding sequence ATGTTCCAGCACGGCCCAATGCTGTGGCGACCACTGCTCGTTCTGCGCCAGCTGCACCTGAGTCAGCGGCAGCAGATCAGTCACTACGATGCCCTGGGAATCGGACGCAGTTGCACCCAGAACGAGATCAAGGCAGCCTACTACAAGCTCTCGATGCTCTACCATCCGGACAGGAATCAGGGCAGCGAGTCCGCCGCCAAGAAGTTCCGGGAGATTAACCAGGCGTACGAGATCCTTGGAAACTACCGGTTACGTCGCCTTTATGACAAGGGGATTGTACACACAGCGGGCGCCCAATATTCCCAGGATGTCCAAGATGTGGCGGAACCCGTGGTGGAGGACGATCCGGAAACGAAGTTCTACAAGTCGCGTTTTCAGAAATCTCGTGTAGCCGACTCGGAGGGCCGCACGCCCATATACGATTTTGACGAGTGGTCGCGAAATCACTACGGCAAATCTTTCGACCGGCGACAGGCCGCCCAGGCCAAATATGATCGAATTAGGGTGCAAAAGGAGACTAACAAGATGTCTGGTCAGACGGATATGGTCCTGCTATCCTTCCTGTTCTTTGGAGTGGCCGTTTACCTAATGTTCCTCGCCGAGAGCTCATATGACACGCCCAAACAGAGGGCGGAGGAGCGGCACAGACGGGAGCGGGAAGAGCGGGAGCAACAGGTGGCCGTGAAGAAATCGTAG
- the LOC119560854 gene encoding uncharacterized protein LOC119560854, giving the protein MRSGLSLCPLLVVLLVGHQVAPVAPANLLTSYLPASMQALAYYIDLLQYEPLSSTTVEPPFSADDAVDSTTDSARPSTPVPTRTRTSTTRRPGGTGALGSVWWQAPSWWETSSQPPLSTESTTTSARPSTPVPTRMSTTTTRRPIGTGAMGSGWQPPSWWLPPQRTSSTERPSSPPTLSHRPGIFAPASIPKRELEGYTLFEEIGDDADFDKLPLSLIRDIQSERHDFTNDVESLDNFLRLYDDNYGRAAFDVESAMDRWSTSSIAGKKRVPPTKPYVDFLLVYDLLKRDAKAANLSKYEGYSEDLLEQLHELSQASSARQLHTLFQRMLDRGDVQRSDVVSRVQGIVKDLGNPKSATSKALAFIPSMQFLP; this is encoded by the coding sequence ATGCGCAGTGGGTTATCGCTTTGTCCACTGCTGGTGGTGCTTCTAGTGGGCCACCAAGTGGCTCCAGTGGCGCCGGCCAACCTACTGACCAGCTACCTGCCCGCCTCCATGCAGGCCTTGGCATACTACATAGACCTGCTCCAGTATGAGCCACTCTCCAGCACGACAGTGGAACCGCCCTTCAGTGCGGATGACGCAGTGGACTCCACAACGGATAGTGCGCGGCCATCCACACCAGTGCCCACGAGGACAAGGACCTCCACCACGAGGAGGCCTGGTGGAACAGGAGCATTGGGTTCAGTCTGGTGGCAAGCGCCAAGCTGGTGGGAAACGAGTTCGCAGCCGCCTCTCAGTACGGAATCCACAACAACTAGTGCGCGACCATCCACACCAGTGCCCACGAGGATGAGCACCACCACCACGAGAAGGCCCATTGGAACAGGAGCTATGGGTTCAGGCTGGCAACCGCCAAGCTGGTGGCTGCCTCCACAGAGAACTTCCAGCACCGAGAGGCCCTCATCGCCACCCACTTTGTCGCACCGCCCTGGAATTTTTGCACCAGCTTCAATTCCGAAGAGGGAGCTTGAAGGCTACACTCTCTTCGAAGAAATCGGAGACGATGCGGACTTTGACAAGCTGCCTTTGTCTTTGATCCGTGATATACAAAGCGAACGTCACGACTTTACCAATGATGTGGAATCGCTGGATAACTTCTTGCGCCTGTACGACGATAACTATGGAAGGGCCGCCTTTGATGTTGAGTCCGCCATGGATCGGTGGAGCACCTCCTCGATAGCTGGCAAAAAGAGGGTTCCGCCCACCAAGCCCTACGTGGATTTCCTTTTGGTATACGATCTCCTGAAGCGCGATGCCAAGGCGGCCAATCTCAGCAAGTACGAGGGATACTCCGAGGATCTGTTGGAGCAGCTGCATGAGTTGTCCCAGGCCTCTTCGGCCAGGCAACTGCACACCCTCTTCCAAAGGATGCTGGATCGGGGCGATGTCCAGCGCAGTGACGTGGTTTCCCGCGTCCAGGGTATCGTCAAAGATCTGGGGAATCCCAAAAGCGCCACATCCAAGGCTTTGGCTTTCATCCCCAGCATGCAGTTTCTACCTTAA
- the LOC119560855 gene encoding probable 18S rRNA (guanine-N(7))-methyltransferase, giving the protein MARRPEHSAPPEIFYNDDEAKKYSTNTRIIEIQVEMAERALELLAFPDDDESRLILDIGCGSGLSGSVLEDSEHMWIGVDISKSMLDIAVEREVAGDVILGDMGEGLPFKPGTFDGAISISALQWLCNADKSYHNPHKRLLKFFTTLFSCLTRTARAVFQFYPENSDQIEMVTSQAMKAGFYGGLVVDYPNSAKAKKYYLVLMTGGSAELPKALGSPEEERRVNYIKKRDACREARGKAPKKSRDWILAKKERRRRQGLETRPDTKYTARKRTGKF; this is encoded by the exons ATGGCCAGAAGACCAGAGCATTCAGCACCTCCAGAAATT TTCTACAACGATGACGAGGCCAAGAAATATTCCACAAA CACCCGCATCATTGAGATCCAAGTGGAAATGGCCGAGCGAGCCTTGGAACTGCTGGCCTTTCCGGACGATGATGAATCCCGCCTGATTTTGGATATTGGCTGTGGCTCTGGTCTCTCGGGAAGCGTTTTAGAGGACAGCGAACACATGTGGATTGGCGTAGATATATCCAAGTCCATGCTGGACATTGCGGTGGAACGAGAAGTGGCTGGGGATGTGATCTTGGGAGACATGGGCGAGGGCCTGCCCTTCAAGCCGGGCACCTTCGATGGCGCCATCTCGATCTCTGCCCTCCAGTGGCTCTGCAACGCGGACAAGTCGTATCACAATCCGCACAAGCGCCTGCTGAAGTTCTTTACCACCCTGTTTTCCTGTCTGACACGTACCGCCCGCGCTGTCTTTCAATTCTACCCTGAGAACTCCGATCAGATTGAGATGGTCACCTCGCAGGCCATGAAGGCGGGTTTCTACGGAGGATTAGTGGTTGACTATCCCAACTCTGCCAAGGCAAAGAAGTACTACCTGGTGCTGATGACTGGAGGATCGGCTGAGCTGCCAAAGGCTTTGG GATCTCCCGAGGAAGAACGTCGTGTTAACTACATAAAGAAACGTGATGCCTGTCGTGAGGCACGAGGAAAGGCGCCGAAAAAGTCCCGAGACTGGATTCTGGCCAAGAAGGaacgccgacgccgccagggATTGGAAACTCGTCCTGATACAAAGTACACAGCGCGCAAGCGCACTGGGAAATTTTGA